The following DNA comes from Podarcis raffonei isolate rPodRaf1 chromosome 10, rPodRaf1.pri, whole genome shotgun sequence.
GGTTATCCTGTGTTTTCAAGACTCCTTGtgtttttcactttaaaaaaacaacaacacacagcccCTAGCTGTATTTCAAATGGAATACGATTCAGGCAGCAGATGGCTTGTTCCTCTTGCAGTTGGGGAGGGCCCTGCCATCACTAACATTTAAGTCCCACCTAGAGAGCCCGAGAAAGTAACCaatgcaaaatatatatttaatattcaACAGACCTAATCAACAGGATCCTTCTAAAATCAACAGATTAGCCCTGCTGCCAATAGGGGTTGAATAAAATGAGTCTATATTTGGAAGCAGATTATTTTTTTCCATGAGCAATAGCAAACAGGATACAGCCTGGCCTTGATGGCTGTCTTTTTTGTGTCCAGAATAGAGCACCCGCTGTTCTTAATGTGGGTGGCTGACAATACTGACAGGTAAAGGATTGATCTGTATTTTTGCCAAGTGTCGTCTGGGATGGGTGGTTGGTGTTTCAAGCACATTGGAAGGGGATAATAAATGCTTTTTAGAACGCCTTGATGTTCTGGGGATTATGTTATGTAAAGtgttcataaataaaataaagtaaacctTATGCCCCTGTCAAAGTGTTAACTTCTGTTGTGGTTTTCctgaacacaaaacactgctttgTTGACTAGCCCAGTCATGAAGACTTGGCCAATTGCAGCAGTGTCTTTCGGGGGTTTCAAGCCTCTCTGTGTGAGTTCCCCTGACTTTCCTGAAGATAGCTTTACTTCACTAGCTGCTGGACAGCACAAATTTTATAGCTGTTGAGAAAtgattctttttcttaaaaaaagaaagtgataCATTTGTGAATAAAGCTTCTAATTTTGTTTGCTTCtaaagtgtatgtgtgtggaaaTTTTGTTTCAGATCATACAAGGGAGGGCTGATGACATTACCTGTGACCACACAGCTCTTGTGGCTGATTCCAGGATGCATCTTGACTTGAGTTGCTCCACTGTGGGCTTTGCCAGAGTAATGTCTGTTGCAAACATTATGACATATTTTGCCGTGCAAAGGCTGCACTGGGGGAAGGCTAGAGCTGGCATAACCAATACGGTACCCTCCAGAGGCCTCTAGACGACATCTCTCATCAGGCCAGACCTTTGGTCATGGTGGCTCTTCCTAGAGAAGTCAGACTGGcttcctccttgctgtccttctgccgGCAGATGAAGACCTCGGAAtaacaggcctttgggaactggctgcttttaatgaaagggctggtgctgtgctggttttattgtaattatctgtatgtttttaatagataTAGCTTTAATTCCGCTAAGGCGtccaagcccacccagggatggctgtgggcagaacTGTGTTCTCACAAAGCCCTTTGGGGGTTGTGAGGGCAATTGTTAAGAGTGCTGCTGGTCTTCAGGGGACCCAATTTCCAAGTCCAGCTATTCCCCCCCACCAGAAGACACGCACATTCGTTCGTTCCAACGGGTCTGCTCTGAAGTAGGACTGGCATTGGCTTCCTCGTGTGTGTATAGGGAGAAACAAGCACAACCCCCCTTGCTTTGTTTATCTTATTCCTTCTCCTGAGTCCCTTTTAAATACTCCCGCTTCTGCAGGCGGCAGGAAGCCGACGGACCTGATCCCGCCTGGTCTCTCCCCGGCCTCGCTCTCCCCTCTGGTGGGGATGGAAATAATAGCGCCACTGAAATCCGGAAACTGGTCCGGGGGCTatagaggaggaggggggaaaggctgcTGCTGATTGGTTGGTTGCTCGGTGCACGGCCCCAACTTCCGCTTTAAAGGCTCCGTTGGGTCCTCGGCCCTCTTTCCGGTGTGGCGTCGCTCTACCCCTGCGCCTCTCTATGGTTCAACCCGGCGTGGTCGGCTCTGTAGGGGTCCCAATTCCATTTCACACCGGAAGTATCCGCGCGGACCCGCGGTGGGTTTCTCTGTAATTGCCTATCTCTTTGGACCCGCGTAGCCCCGAGCGCGTGAATCTGGGGAGGGCAAACGGAGCCTCGTTTCCTTCCAGGTAAATAGAGGGTGCAGAGGGCGCGGGGAGAGATTCAGGGGTGCATTTTTCCTAATGCAGTAGATCCCCAGGTTGTTGTTTAAAGCAAGCCTTGCTTTGATTTCTACCTGTAATTTGATTTTACCTGTAATCCGCCTTGTGTCCCGCccggggaaaaggtggggtataaataaatatattattcttATCCCGTATTATTATGATCATTGCAAACAAACCGCACGGTGCTCACCACCCCCGCCCAGTATATCCAGCCTCTTGCAACCTCATGTAAAACCCCTGGAGCTGCACGCCCGCTGCTTTTGCCCGCGTGACTCTATGCACGTGTCCGCGTTTTGGCCTTAATTGCCTCGGATTCGGACGTGCCTCTCCTGTTCATACGTGCATCTTAATTTTCCTCCCTGATCCCTCGTATTGCACGATGAGCGCTCCCTTCTCTTTTCTCCCCAAAGCGGGTCCTGCCGGGAGCGCATCTCCACCTCTTCTTCGACGCGCATCTCTCCCAGAGCCGTCAGCATCACAAGCTTATTTTTCTCACCACCACGTTGGGTTTGTTGTGAACTTTATAGAAAGAGCGACTTCAAATTTATGCTCTCTTAATGCAGTTTTTAAAGCACGCGGTTAAAACTCGACATCTacgctacacatttaaagcacccgcATAtcgctttaaacagccatggcttccttccccaaagaatcatgggatctgtagtttgtaaagggtgctgagatttgttaggaggcccctgttcccctcacggaactgcaattctcagagtggactttacgatgtcgaattacaacaagaagacgccctactcccggagacgtatagatgcttaaaagcttggcctaattttgcaactgccccttacttaactaacatcactaacgaagcttatagatgggctttctctagagcccgctttgagacaatgccctcagcagtgctgtacggcaaattcacgcgggtaccaatgcatgcgcgcctctgcccctgtatgtctaataaggtagaatctgtcacacacatccttctattttgcgaattttatagtgaagagcgagttcaacttattttgccgcttttatcaaaattcatacccctacaacattatttggaatcctcccccgaaattctacgaaaataccttctggaagattcctcaagctcaatatcatatgaggtggccaaattttgcactttagtaatcaggaagcgtaaatctcttctgttgaatggcacactgcgaagttcccttgtgtaatcctttattttttttttcttttctgatgttgttgatttctttttgtttgatcttgtgatgtttagtgtcactggcttttgccgtaataaaacttggaaacttggaattctcagagtggtttaagagacaatccctcttcctaaagaactctggaaattgcagTTCTGGGAGGACTTGCACAATCAAGCTGCCTCCAAAGATCAGGCTTtgtgcagtaaggaaagtggaaggaaaatgcactggaaaatggCACTTGCTTTGAGGCAATGtcatgtaaccccccccccccccgcaagcaaATAGGAACAAATGCTTATTAACAAACCAGCTTTGTCTAACCTTCACCGCAAAGCTGGCTGTGAGGCCATGTTCTGTGTATTGTGTTCATAATTTATAACTGTTCGGTGAAAGTAATATGTCATCTTTTGAATCATTGTATCTTTTCACCCCAGATTATTGTCTCAGTCTTCTCAGCCATGCTACTACATGTGAGCCTGCTAGAGTGAGCAGAGGTTGAAAGGGTGGTGACCCTGTAAAATgcacccacacacaccctgcccaaagtacagtggtacctcgggttacatatgcttcaggttacatacccttcaggttacagactctgctaacccagaaatagtgcttcaggttaagaacttagattcaggatgagtacagaaatcgtgctccggtggcacggcggcagcaggaggccccattagctaaagtggagcttcaggttaagaacggacctccggaacgaattaagtacttaacctgagctaccactgtattgatatttTGGTGGTGGCAGCTAGTGATTGTTTGGGATGATTAAGGGCATGGTTTAGTCCTGATTATAACCCTGGGGCAACAGCCAGAAATCCACTTAATTTGTCTTGTCTAATGACTCCTGTGGGTTAAGGAGAAGGGTCAGGATTCTCTGAAATACTTGGGGGGTCTGCCACAAAATGATTCACTTTAAACCAGGAATAAGgaatctgtgtccctccagatgttcctacgactcccatcaccccagacagTTGGCTGCactagctggggctggtgggagatcgagcaccacaacatctggaaggcagggTTTAAGTTATCCCCTTTTCTTCCATGTCTGTTAAGATGGCCAGACTGTATATGCAAGGTCTCTGATGAGATACTGTGTTTCTTCAGCTACTCCTGGCTTGTTTCTATGCTTCCTATGCTTTGTGCTTTAGATGCATAGCGCATATGGGACTTATACCAAATGTGAAGTGTGCAGAAAAGACAAAAGGGATAGCTTTATTGTATTCTAAGAGGAGACAAATTGAGTAAGGTATTATGGCAACAGGAAACTGATTGTTTTAATAGCTGCTTTGTCTTTCAGAGGAACTGGCAAAGCCCACTAAGAAGACGTAAAGAAAGCAGCAGAAATGTTGCGCAGGCCCTTACTGCAGGTAACAATTCCATATTCTTTTGGCACAGTTTTTAAGTGCTGTTTTCTGTGAAGTAGAAGACACATATCAAAAGCAAAGTCAAGGAGCTGGAAGTTGCTTATGGTTGTATGCCTGCTATTTGACCTTCTGGGCAGGCTGTGGTTTTGAAGTGTGAGAAGTGGTACAAAGAAACTGTGAAAAATTGCAGCCCAGCTTAATTGCAAAAGACCTTTGCAGGCAAATACTTCAGACCtctggcagggggagagaaaaacagtAGCCCTGTCCGCTTTTGCCATCAACTTCTAACAGATTACTCACAAAGGAATGTCACCCTCAACTGGAAAACAAAAAAGTTCCTCGGCACAACATGCCCTGGATGCCTGCAGAACCCTAGAATGCCAGCTTTAAGCAGCTACTTGTTGGCCTCTTGCTGCTCTGTTGTGGCAGGGTCCGAGAATCCCAGTCAGACCTGACCCTTTTAGACAATGTCAAAACCATATAgataaagcactattataccccTTTAACACCCAtcgcttcccccaaaggattctgggagctgtggttatTTAAGGgcactgggagttgttaggagacccatatTCTTCTCACAGCACTACTCTTTCccgagggaactctgggaactgaagttctgtgaggagaatgGGAGtatcttaacaaactacagtacccaggattctttgggggaagccatgactgttaaagtggcataatagtgctttgaatgtatggtacaAATGTGGCCTTATTAAACCTTTTATTTATTGGCACTAGCAAATGGATGAAGATGGGTGATGGCTGTTAGCAGAGCTGAAGCGTGTCACTGGACACCGAACTACACAAACGGCTAAAACATGGATGCATCCTGGACCACTCGCATCACCTTTTCCCTCTCCCCTGCTCCCCCAAAATCAAGTGACAGTCCCCACCAGAAATGCCCTATTGCAGGGATGGTAGCTGTGGCCTGCAATCTAATTTCATGCagactggaaagagaaaaaaaatggaGGAAAGGGGTGTGGCAAAAAGCGGGGGGAAGTAGCTTTGTTCCTCTCCCCAACTCCATCATGTGGCCCCTAAGAGATTACTTCCAGGGAAGTGTGGCCCTTGACAGAAAAAAACACGATTCCCTATCCCTGCTGTATTGGCTTTGCCcattgttttccttccttctaGGTGATGCGCCAGTTTGTGAGGCACGAGTCTGAGTCGCCGACGCTGCCTTTAGTCCTTGAACGATGTAAGTAGCTCTTGAGACGAGAGGCAAGCTCTGTGGGTCATGTGGAATCAGGATCAGATCATCCTGTTGTGCTATTTAACTGTCTTTCGTGCTGCCAAGGGTGTGTCAACACAACCATGGTGGTTCCTTCTCTTAAGTTATTCctgctctctttttcttcttcaaagccTTGAATCGTATCCAATTACTTGGCCGTGTAGGACAGGATCCTGTCATGAGGCAAGTTGAAGGCAAAAACCCGGTCACCATCTTCAGCCTTGCAACCAACGAGATGTGGCGATCGGGAGAAAGCGAATCGTTCCAAGGAGGTGAGCTTCTGTCGCTGCTGAGGGCTCAGCGTTGCTAACTGCGACATATTTAGGGGGCTGTTCTGGCATTACGCTGTGTTAGATGAAAGTCTCAACTCCTTCGTTTCAGCATAGGTTAATCAAAACCTATGTTATAATgccagttttttattattatttaagaccCTTTGTCAAAAAGACCACAGGGCAGAGAGCATAATAAAGAGGGTAATAATATACATAAGCATATctataaaatacaaaaatcccATAaccaatatatttatattttatttatatttatcttttattgtgaatcgccctgagacccccaggtatagggtggcatataaatgcaacattaataataataataacaataataataataataatttatttcaacagtttatataccacttaattacaGTCTTCTCTAAGCAATGTACAAATCCCTCCATTCTCTgactcttccttttccttttcctatcCCTGCCTTGTGTCCTTCATTGCTCTTCGCTCCGGGGGGCTCATTTTTCTTTGCCTTCTCCCACTCCTGCCCCTCATCACCTTTGCCATTGCTATTTCTGACCTTAGATCAACATCCTGTTCCCAAAGTTTTGGACAGCCCTTATTCCTGAGGCCACCTTCACCTTCCATCTCCACCATCTCCTGACCCACTCAGTGCCCTCCAAGCACTTGTCTGTCCCCCACATACAGTACTCTTAACACTGAACAGCAGGAACTAACTCGCCTGTGTTATAAACCCAATGTCTGCTGGAAAAGGTCCCTTGCCCAAATGAACATGGCTCACTGTAGGGGTTTCTAGGTAGGCATCTCTCTGGCATTGAGGAAGTTCATGGGGTTGCAGTGTAGCATAGCATGCCCCACTGTGGGTGTCCTCGACAAGCCATACTCTCCATGTCTTGGGCAAAGGGTTCTATGTGTGTAGAGTTCCTCCATGCAAGGCCATGGAGTGCTGGGATTTGGGGCTAATAACAATCTTTGTTTGGAGGGTCTCTCTGCACATATGGCAACACACTTCACACAGATGCCGAATGAACTGTTGTGGGTGTCTGTTGTTGAGAAACGGGGTGGCTGCACCGTGAAACTCCATGATCGCACGTTGAAAGAAGATGCGATGGAGTTGAAGTGAACTCTTCTTCCACCCCATGAAAGTATTCGCCCAACATGGTGCcgtccatatgttgttggactcccccttccatcagccccagccagaaatgatggaagttggtagtcacaacaacagctggagggagcCACGTTGCAAAAAGGCTGATTTAACCCACCCTCTAGAAAAGACCATGAATCCACGGGTGTTTATCtgttctgtgtttccttttgaccGAGGTGATATTACACAGAAGACGACATGGCACAGGATCTCTGTGTTCAGACCGGGGCTAAGAGATGTGGCGTATCAGTATGTGAAGAAGGGGTGAGTTAAACTGGGGGAAGTCTCCATAACAGAAGGGCGTTACAAAACCTCAGGAGCTTACTGTTGACATTCTTTGTATACCAATCTCCCCTGCACAGCAGACATGGgggacctgtggtcttccaggtgTTACTCAAGTAcatctctcatcattcctgactattggccatgctggctgggactggtgggagttggagtccgacacatccagaggaccacaggtcccccactTCTGGTATAGAAAACCTGGGGTTGGTGGCCTGGCCTAATGTATGAACTGAGGCAGGAGACCCCTGGCAATGAAATCACTTAGATGTTCTTAAGCAAGCCAATCTGTGCCTTAGACACAAGTCTACAATAAGGAGGGATACTAAGGCTTACTTAACTCACAATAAGGATGATAGATGAAATATGTTTTAGTGTTCTTTGGAgctatttaaatgcatttttgttgttgtggccCTTGACACCTGACGGTTAGGACCCACCCTCTTCTTGTGACTATCTTGTTTTAATTCTGAAATTTTAAGTTGTTCTAACTCACCCTAGGACCTGCAGGTGAAGAACTGGTAATAAATGTAGTGGCCGTAGTAATTAATGGTGCTTATATatttagtgggacgcgggtggttctgtgggttaaaccacagagcctaggacttgccgctcagaaggtcggcagttcgaatccctgcaacggggtgagctcccattgctcggtccctgctcctgccaacctagcagttcgaaagcacgtcaaagtgcaagtagataaagaggtaccactctggcaggaaggtaaacggtgtttccatgtgctgctctggttttccagaagtggcttaggtcgtgctggtcacatgacccggagctgtacgccagctccctcggccaataaagtaagatgagcaccgcaaccccagagtcggtcacgactggacctaatggtcaggggcccctttacctttatatatctaTTTGCACTGTCCTCTCCTATTTGTGATCTAAATCCAGCTAAGCCACAAGATGTTCATTACACTAGAATGGAAGCCCACGTGAGCCAGACTGGATAGTATATTTTGGCTGGGATACCCATATTCAAGCCCCCACGCAGCCAGCAAGAAGCCCACTGCCTGACCTTCTGGCGGTCACTACCTGCCAGCCTAGGCTACGTCACATAAaatgggaggaaggagggaaccgTGTAGGCTGCCTTGGTCTCCTTGATTGAAGgacagaatataaatgtaataaataaataagccctcggggatagctcagttggtagaccctcttaatctcaggattgtgggttcgagacccatgttgggtgaaagatgtCTGCGCTGCAAGAGGAGTTGGAATATAGattatccttgtggtcccttccaactctacaattctaggagtcTGAGTCTGTAAGCCCACTCACAACTTAAaatagcgtgtgtgtgtgtgtgtgtgtgtgtgtgtgtagacccaGAAGGACCCATTTCAGTAGCCTGCTGTGATGAGACACCCTCcggtttgcacacacacacccgccccgCAATGGCTTTTGAAATTTTCCTTCCCTCTCACACCTTCTGTGACTACGGAATAATCAGATGAGGGCTATCTGTTAGCGGTAGCTCTTAAAGCACTACCAGCAAAATGTCACCATTAATCTCCCCTGTTGTCTTATACTTGGCTTCTGGCAGTGCTCGGATCTACGTGGAAGGGAAGATTGACTACGGCGAGTACGTAGACAAGAACAATGTAAGGCGGCAAGCCACAACAATCATAGCAGGTAAAGAATTTCCTATGACAAGCCAGGCAGAGCAAGTGGGGAAGGGGGCTGTGCTTGCTGCCCATGCATCCGAACCacctttctccttccttgctTCGAACAACAAGGCGGATTTAGATAGAACTGAGAAATGCCTTAAATGCCTAGCCTGTGCCACAAGGTGTCGCTGTTGGGTGCTCTTAGTGAAGACAGCTAAGTGTCTGCTCTGCTTTAATTTGGCACATGCTTCTTTAAGTCCTCCCATTTTCTCGTTGGTGTGTAAGTCGTTTTTATTTTAGAAAGTTTGCAGGCAATGCATGCCCTTAAATGTATTTCCTCATGACATATGAACGTTCAGTCATACTTTATCCCATTGTACACATTTTaaaacttaaggtaaaggtaaagggacccctgaccattaggtccagtcatgaccgactctggggttgcggagctcatctcgctttattggccaagggagccagcgtacagcttccgggtcatgtggccagcatgactaagccgcttctggcgaaccagagcagcgcacggaaatgccgtttactttcccgctggagcggtacctatttatctacttgcactttgacgtgcttttgaactgctaggtgggcaggagctgggaccaaacaatgggagctcaccccgtcgtggggattcgaactgctgaccttctgattggcaagtcctaggctctgtggtttaactctgtGGTTTAAAACTTACTTTGTCCTAAAATACAAGTTCGTTTGTTTTCTAAACGCATCTTGATGTGTCTTTTGAGCTGAGAGCTGCATTCAGAAATTGAGAGGAGGGCAGAATCCAGAGAATTACTGCTTCCTTGTCTGTGAGCTTTTGCACGCTTCCCCTCTGCCGACTGAGAGGCTGGTCAGACTCTGTTTGCTTTCTCAAAGAAAGCGAGCCTTGTCTGAAAGTTCAGATTTCAGGAGTTTAGCAGGAAATACTTGAATGTCTGGCTGTGCCACCGATTACAGGTTTCCTCCCATCTTCCTGCGTTCTCTGTCCAACAGggtgttggaggagaggcagcttGGAGAGCTGggtaaggaaaagagggagaaaataaTTCCCTTTTAACGAACAAAACACCTGCTAAAAACACCCCACGGTATGTTGGCAATAACTTTGGGTTGTAgccagtgttagtcctactcaggagtagacccactgaaacataTCAACATCTTTAACTtgggttcattgatttcagtgggtgtgctctgagtaaaacttagctggatGCAACCTGTTATTAGGACCAACCCCAAAGTTGCAAAACATTTGTAAGCAGCTCACCGCGTAAAAGCCATTAGCTTTATTTTGGATAGGTAGTCCTGGAACGGCTGCACCCTCTGTTCTCTCCCCACGTACTGAGAATCCATGTGAGGCGGGTTGTGGGGTCAGGTTGACTAGCCCTGCTGGCGCATTAAGTAGCCACTCTCAGCAGCATCCACCCATTGGCTAGTATGTGGACACGTTCTACTTGCCTTCTGGAGAGCTGCAAACTTGCCTGCTCTGGATGGTGGTTTTCTTGTATGGGCATCtggttttagtcttgttttaaatgcttCAGCTGTTTTCATAGTTTTTAACttaatgtatttttcactctataggacgcacctgaccataggacgcaccttgttttagagggggagaacaagaaaaaaaacctctccccctctgcgcagcgccccttcagcaaagcggcaggagaaacggagccccttccatttctccttctgcttcgctgaaggggcgctgcgcagctctccctctctgtgcagcgaaagcaacacaaagcctcgggagcgctccctctgcgcttcggaggcttcgcgttgctatcgctgaagccatggagtctgcattcgctccataagatgcacacacatttcccattaatttttggaggggaaaaagtgcgtcttatagagagaaaaatacggtaatatgtgCGTATCAACTTGGGATGGTCGCTTAGAAGCTGACTAATAAATCAGTGATCTTTGACTCTGTGTTAGTGTCCATCCATGTTTGAATGGGTAACatgtctctttttctctccttgcAGATAACATTATTTTCCTGAGCGACCTTCTTAGAGAAAAGGAATGAGCGGTCTGTCCTGGCACCTGGTTTTCAtctgttcctttttcttcttcttttggtagCGTTTCCTAATTCTGCAATCATGTATCTGCCTATAGTTTCTTTTCCATGATTAAAAATAACCTTTTGTACAAATGAGGTTGGTGTGAGTGTTCTGTGTCTATTTTTGCAGCCCGTTCCCCTCTTTTCTTGATTCAGGCttttgcagggctttttttttcaacCGGAACTCTCCGGAAcccagttcctgcacctctcaggtggacgccattgccattctaagagaacgagggagtcATTCATGGTgacttttttctagaaaagaagcaCTGGGCTTTTGACATCTCTGTGTTTCACTTTGCAGAGAAAGCTTGCAAAAGCAGGGTgtatgtaagagagagagagagagagatgtgtattGTTTTTCACTTGTTAATTGTAACTGCTCTTCAGTTCTGTGGAAAATGTTGTGATTGGTTTCAAGGATGGTGGGGAGCTATGCAAATCAGCAAGGCCCAGTCCAGAGCCATATTTGATAGCAGGACTAGCCATATTCCAGCATTCTGATTACTTGTGT
Coding sequences within:
- the SSBP1 gene encoding single-stranded DNA-binding protein, mitochondrial isoform X1, whose translation is MLRRPLLQVMRQFVRHESESPTLPLVLERSLNRIQLLGRVGQDPVMRQVEGKNPVTIFSLATNEMWRSGESESFQGDRGDITQKTTWHRISVFRPGLRDVAYQYVKKGARIYVEGKIDYGEYVDKNNVRRQATTIIADNIIFLSDLLREKE
- the SSBP1 gene encoding single-stranded DNA-binding protein, mitochondrial isoform X2 → MLRRPLLQVMRQFVRHESESPTLPLVLERSLNRIQLLGRVGQDPVMRQVEGKNPVTIFSLATNEMWRSGESESFQGGDITQKTTWHRISVFRPGLRDVAYQYVKKGARIYVEGKIDYGEYVDKNNVRRQATTIIADNIIFLSDLLREKE